Proteins found in one Lutimonas zeaxanthinifaciens genomic segment:
- a CDS encoding AMP-dependent synthetase/ligase — protein sequence MSKRTVFSMLDTAVLKYPNDPYLSSKGNMGWMRTTFKEAQIKSRKLASSFLELGLKKGDKVAILSEAKTDWIISEFAALYAGGVSVPLSIKLLPEEVPFRVNHSDSGFFIISENTLEKVISQWEKYENKNLKLIILDNPSDKISKQCTQYSFDEGNLFYIEDLYKLGAEKLDSNESVLRKIEEGTEEDQVVTISYTSGTTGNPKGIMLTHLNYHSNSHAAVSTFQIKENIATLLILPTDHSFAHTVGIYTALVKGLSLHFVDARGGSVNALKNIPKNLVEAESNFLLTVPALTSNFIQKFKDGIKAKGPFIEGIFNRGVQAAILRNGDGFSKPGLGVQAATWFNASLAEKLIFRKLRLIFGPKIEFFVGGGALLDIKQQQFYKAIGIPVYQGYGLTEATPIISTNTPFNHKMGTSGKVLEGIICRICDESGKELPKGEKGEIVIKGDNVMKGYYKNESATQETIKNGWLHTGDLGFMDEDDFLVVVGREKALLISEDGEKYSPEEIEEAIVNSAACIDQIMIYNDHEKYTTALVTINKKALEDMIQRYEIKSYEALNQRLKKDMLSFSKQKEFEGKFPGKWIPSNFQVLEEPFTEENKMINSTLKMVRHKITETYQDRLDLMYGTKATERALEENIKHLKKIAPIS from the coding sequence ATGAGTAAAAGAACCGTATTTTCAATGCTTGACACTGCCGTATTGAAATATCCCAATGATCCCTATTTAAGCTCAAAAGGAAACATGGGCTGGATGCGAACTACTTTTAAAGAGGCACAAATCAAGTCAAGAAAGCTGGCCTCTTCATTTCTTGAACTGGGATTGAAAAAAGGTGATAAGGTTGCCATTTTATCAGAAGCCAAAACGGATTGGATCATTTCTGAATTTGCTGCGCTTTATGCCGGTGGTGTATCGGTTCCTTTATCGATCAAATTGCTGCCTGAAGAAGTTCCTTTCAGGGTCAACCATTCTGATTCAGGTTTTTTTATCATTTCGGAAAATACCCTGGAAAAAGTGATCAGCCAGTGGGAAAAGTATGAAAACAAAAACCTGAAACTTATCATTTTGGATAATCCTTCTGATAAGATAAGTAAGCAATGTACCCAATACAGCTTTGATGAAGGGAACTTGTTTTATATAGAGGACTTGTACAAACTTGGTGCTGAGAAACTGGATTCCAATGAATCGGTCCTTAGAAAAATCGAAGAGGGCACAGAAGAGGATCAAGTAGTGACGATCTCATACACTTCGGGAACCACAGGGAATCCAAAAGGAATCATGTTGACGCATTTGAATTATCATTCCAACAGCCATGCTGCCGTTAGCACCTTTCAGATCAAAGAAAATATCGCTACACTTCTTATTCTGCCGACAGACCATTCTTTTGCCCACACCGTTGGTATCTATACGGCTCTTGTAAAGGGCTTGTCTCTTCATTTTGTGGATGCCAGAGGAGGAAGTGTAAATGCATTAAAGAATATTCCAAAAAACCTGGTTGAAGCAGAGTCTAATTTTCTTTTAACTGTTCCGGCACTAACAAGTAATTTCATTCAAAAATTCAAGGACGGAATAAAAGCCAAAGGTCCCTTTATTGAAGGTATCTTTAACAGAGGTGTACAAGCCGCTATCCTAAGAAACGGGGATGGATTCAGTAAACCAGGCTTAGGGGTTCAGGCGGCTACCTGGTTCAATGCAAGCCTTGCGGAAAAACTTATTTTCAGGAAACTGAGGCTTATTTTTGGGCCGAAAATAGAATTCTTTGTTGGAGGTGGAGCCCTCCTCGACATCAAGCAACAACAATTTTACAAAGCCATAGGAATTCCTGTTTACCAGGGATATGGCTTAACGGAAGCCACACCTATCATTTCGACCAACACCCCATTCAACCATAAAATGGGGACCTCAGGAAAGGTTCTTGAAGGGATTATTTGCAGGATTTGTGATGAATCCGGAAAAGAGCTCCCTAAAGGTGAAAAAGGAGAGATAGTCATTAAAGGGGACAATGTGATGAAAGGGTATTACAAAAATGAATCCGCTACCCAAGAAACCATTAAAAATGGCTGGTTGCACACGGGAGACCTTGGTTTTATGGATGAGGATGACTTTCTGGTGGTTGTAGGAAGGGAAAAAGCCCTTCTCATTTCAGAAGATGGAGAAAAGTATTCTCCTGAGGAAATTGAGGAAGCTATTGTTAACAGTGCGGCATGTATTGATCAGATCATGATCTATAATGACCATGAAAAATATACTACGGCTTTGGTTACGATCAATAAAAAAGCCCTGGAAGACATGATTCAAAGATATGAGATAAAATCATACGAAGCCTTGAACCAAAGACTTAAAAAGGACATGTTATCTTTTTCAAAACAAAAAGAATTTGAAGGTAAATTTCCCGGAAAATGGATACCCTCCAACTTTCAGGTACTTGAAGAACCCTTTACCGAGGAGAATAAAATGATCAATTCGACACTCAAAATGGTACGACATAAAATTACTGAAACCTACCAAGACCGTCTTGATTTGATGTATGGAACCAAAGCCACTGAAAGGGCTTTGGAAGAAAATATCAAACACTTGAAAAAAATTGCTCCTATCTCCTGA
- a CDS encoding GNAT family N-acetyltransferase, which produces MAIIKEIQTSSPYYQQERELRNTVLLRPIGIPDFGWEMNDKISWHFVALQDDHVIGCVILCPLDKEKSRAQLMQMAVAGEHQGKGIGKMLVDFLMKFASKKGIKEVIIHSRSEVTSFYIQFGFSIAGEEFEEVGIKHHYLSVSLDN; this is translated from the coding sequence ATGGCCATAATTAAGGAAATACAAACATCCAGCCCATATTATCAGCAGGAACGAGAATTAAGAAACACGGTCCTACTAAGACCCATTGGGATTCCTGATTTTGGATGGGAAATGAATGACAAAATATCCTGGCACTTCGTTGCTCTTCAAGATGATCATGTTATAGGCTGTGTCATTCTTTGCCCGTTGGACAAGGAAAAATCCAGGGCCCAGTTAATGCAAATGGCGGTGGCAGGAGAGCATCAGGGAAAAGGCATTGGAAAAATGCTTGTGGACTTTTTGATGAAATTTGCTTCAAAGAAAGGAATTAAGGAAGTAATCATTCATTCCCGCAGTGAAGTCACTTCATTCTACATTCAATTCGGATTTTCAATTGCGGGTGAAGAATTTGAAGAAGTCGGAATAAAACATCACTATTTATCCGTCTCCCTTGATAATTAA
- a CDS encoding lycopene cyclase domain-containing protein — translation MSLYLWIDLLSLSVPLLVSFHPRLKLYKRWNFLFFAIAITMVPFIIWDVYFTVQEFWGFNPEYLSGIYIFHLPIEEWLFFICIPYACVFTHLSLQELNPKIRLSDHVTERITYFLAVIFTILLIFNFSRAYTAVDMIFALIVLIITYRIRPQLLNSFYLTFLVMLIPFFIVNGILTGTGIEGNIVWYNDAENLGIRMGTIPVEDSAYAFSMILMNLLIFLQFSDKAKNRS, via the coding sequence ATGTCTCTCTACCTTTGGATTGATTTATTATCACTTTCGGTCCCGCTACTTGTATCTTTTCACCCAAGATTAAAGCTTTACAAAAGATGGAATTTCCTTTTTTTTGCCATAGCGATAACAATGGTGCCTTTTATTATCTGGGACGTATATTTTACTGTTCAGGAATTTTGGGGTTTTAATCCGGAATATCTTTCCGGAATCTATATTTTTCATTTGCCAATCGAAGAATGGTTATTTTTTATTTGTATTCCTTATGCTTGTGTCTTTACTCATTTATCACTGCAGGAGCTCAATCCAAAAATTAGGCTATCTGATCACGTAACGGAGAGGATTACTTATTTTTTAGCCGTGATTTTCACGATCCTGCTGATATTTAATTTTTCGAGAGCCTATACGGCTGTTGATATGATTTTTGCATTGATCGTATTGATCATTACATATCGTATCAGGCCACAATTGCTCAATTCCTTCTATCTGACGTTTTTGGTCATGCTGATACCGTTTTTTATTGTCAATGGTATTCTAACCGGGACGGGTATCGAGGGAAATATAGTATGGTATAATGATGCTGAAAACCTGGGGATAAGAATGGGAACGATTCCTGTTGAGGACAGTGCTTATGCCTTCTCAATGATCCTTATGAATCTGTTAATTTTTTTACAATTCAGTGATAAAGCGAAAAATAGATCTTAA
- a CDS encoding sterol desaturase family protein — MVLFITILVTAILMEGVAWAMHKYIMHGIFWNLHEDHHVRDNHDSFFERNDSFFVFFAIISITAFLLWSIFDWQISLGIGIGVFVYGVVYFIIHDLFIHQRIKIWRKTKNPYLLGIRRAHKMHHKHLGKHDGECFGMLWVPMKYYKGNY, encoded by the coding sequence ATGGTCTTGTTTATAACGATTTTGGTTACAGCGATCCTTATGGAAGGAGTAGCCTGGGCAATGCACAAATACATCATGCACGGAATTTTTTGGAATTTACATGAGGATCATCATGTTAGAGATAATCATGACTCATTTTTTGAAAGGAATGATTCCTTTTTCGTTTTTTTTGCGATCATTTCAATAACAGCCTTTTTGCTGTGGTCCATATTTGACTGGCAAATTAGTCTGGGCATTGGAATTGGTGTTTTCGTATACGGAGTCGTTTATTTCATTATTCACGATCTTTTTATACACCAAAGAATAAAGATTTGGAGAAAAACAAAAAATCCGTATTTACTAGGAATAAGAAGAGCCCATAAAATGCACCACAAACACCTTGGAAAGCACGATGGCGAATGCTTTGGTATGTTGTGGGTCCCAATGAAATACTACAAAGGAAATTACTAA
- a CDS encoding phytoene/squalene synthase family protein, whose product MKQLFDKLSYQCSHKVTSLYSTSFSLAVKMLSPKIQKDIYAIYGFVRFADEIVDTFHDYDKELLLDEFEKDLEKALERRLSMNPILNSFQEVVHKNNIEADLIDHFMKSMRADLNKQEYKSIEEYEEYIYGSADVVGLMCLKVFVQGDQKRYDELKEPAMKLGSAFQKVNFLRDLKDDTENLHRSYFPHIKGGIIDSESKELIIEEINRDFEEAYVGIQKLPIEAKFGVYTAYIYYRKLLRKLNVTKASEIREKRIRISNPMKMVLLTKSFVNYKLNLL is encoded by the coding sequence ATGAAACAATTATTCGACAAATTATCTTATCAGTGCTCCCATAAGGTTACGAGCCTTTACAGTACCTCATTTTCCCTTGCCGTGAAAATGTTATCTCCTAAGATACAGAAAGACATATATGCCATTTATGGATTCGTACGTTTTGCAGATGAAATTGTGGATACATTTCATGATTACGATAAGGAATTGTTGCTGGATGAATTTGAAAAGGATCTGGAAAAGGCTCTTGAGAGGCGATTGAGTATGAATCCTATATTGAATTCTTTTCAGGAAGTCGTTCACAAAAATAATATTGAGGCAGATCTGATCGATCACTTTATGAAAAGTATGAGAGCGGATTTAAATAAACAGGAGTACAAGAGTATAGAAGAATACGAAGAATATATCTATGGGTCGGCGGACGTTGTCGGTTTGATGTGTCTGAAGGTTTTCGTTCAGGGAGACCAGAAGCGATACGATGAGTTGAAGGAACCCGCCATGAAGTTGGGAAGTGCCTTTCAAAAGGTTAATTTTTTGAGAGATTTAAAAGATGATACGGAGAACCTGCATCGATCTTACTTTCCACATATCAAGGGAGGAATTATTGACAGCGAGTCTAAAGAATTGATCATTGAAGAAATAAACAGGGATTTTGAAGAAGCCTATGTTGGAATCCAAAAGCTTCCCATAGAAGCTAAATTTGGAGTGTATACTGCTTATATTTATTACAGAAAACTATTAAGAAAGCTAAATGTAACAAAGGCAAGTGAAATTAGAGAAAAAAGAATACGAATCAGTAACCCGATGAAAATGGTCCTTTTGACCAAATCATTTGTAAATTATAAGTTGAATTTGCTGTGA
- a CDS encoding phytoene desaturase family protein, translated as MKKNITIIGSGFASISAACYLAKEGYNVHVYEKNSQLGGRARQFEKDGFKFDMGPTWYWMPDVFERFFADFGKKPSDYYHLERLGPAYRVYFGERDFIDISDDLEEIKSAFDKEEPDASVALTEFLKKAESNYEVAIKDLVYKPGLSPFELVNKSTMFEIPQFIGTIHDVAKRKFKSPKLRQIIEFPVLFLGAKPSMTPAFYSFMNFADLSLGTWYPKGGMKSVVDGLITLAEELGVNFITDANVNEIITGKYNEVKKIKVNGEDLTVELLVSGADYVHTESLLPEKFRRYSKSYWQKRVMAPSSLLFYVGLDRKVKNVLHHTLFFDVPFDEHAKAIYDEPKWPREPLFYASFPSMTDDTIAPNGKEAAIFLIPLAPDLEDTEELREQYFDIVMTRLEKLTEQDIRSSILFKESYCVEDFKNDYNSFKGNAYGMANTLLQTAFLRPKLKSKKLKNLYFTGQLTVPGPGVPPSLISGKLVSDLLIKDQ; from the coding sequence ATGAAGAAAAATATAACGATTATAGGATCTGGGTTTGCCTCTATATCAGCGGCATGTTATTTGGCCAAAGAAGGATATAATGTTCATGTCTACGAGAAGAATTCTCAATTAGGAGGAAGAGCCAGGCAATTTGAAAAAGATGGTTTCAAATTTGATATGGGACCAACATGGTACTGGATGCCGGATGTATTCGAAAGATTCTTTGCTGACTTTGGAAAGAAACCATCAGACTATTACCATCTAGAAAGACTTGGTCCTGCCTATCGTGTTTATTTTGGTGAACGGGATTTTATTGATATTTCTGATGATCTGGAGGAAATAAAATCTGCTTTTGATAAGGAAGAACCGGATGCATCAGTTGCCTTGACCGAATTTCTAAAAAAGGCAGAGTCCAACTATGAAGTCGCGATTAAAGATCTGGTTTATAAGCCCGGACTGAGTCCATTTGAATTGGTCAATAAAAGCACTATGTTCGAAATCCCTCAGTTTATCGGTACTATTCATGACGTTGCTAAACGGAAATTTAAAAGCCCAAAACTCAGGCAGATTATTGAGTTTCCAGTCCTTTTTTTAGGAGCAAAACCTTCAATGACTCCTGCTTTTTACAGTTTTATGAATTTTGCTGATCTCAGCCTCGGGACCTGGTATCCGAAGGGAGGAATGAAATCAGTGGTAGACGGATTGATCACTTTGGCAGAAGAATTGGGAGTTAATTTCATTACGGATGCTAATGTCAATGAAATCATTACAGGGAAGTATAATGAGGTGAAAAAAATTAAGGTAAATGGAGAAGATCTAACTGTGGAACTTCTTGTTTCCGGGGCCGATTATGTACATACTGAATCGTTGTTGCCCGAGAAGTTCAGGAGGTACAGCAAAAGTTATTGGCAGAAACGAGTCATGGCACCTTCATCGCTTCTTTTTTATGTGGGTCTGGACAGGAAGGTAAAAAACGTCTTACATCATACACTCTTTTTTGATGTCCCTTTTGATGAACATGCCAAAGCCATATATGATGAACCTAAGTGGCCCAGGGAGCCTCTGTTTTATGCAAGTTTCCCGTCGATGACAGATGATACGATTGCCCCTAACGGAAAAGAGGCAGCAATCTTTCTGATTCCGTTGGCTCCGGATCTTGAAGATACTGAGGAATTAAGGGAACAATATTTTGATATAGTAATGACCAGACTTGAAAAACTGACCGAGCAGGATATCAGATCTTCAATCCTTTTTAAAGAGTCTTATTGTGTAGAGGATTTTAAAAATGATTACAATTCTTTTAAAGGAAATGCCTATGGAATGGCCAATACTTTATTACAAACTGCATTTTTAAGACCCAAGCTTAAGAGTAAAAAACTAAAAAATTTGTATTTTACGGGTCAATTAACGGTTCCGGGTCCGGGAGTTCCGCCTTCCCTGATCTCAGGTAAACTGGTTTCCGATCTGCTAATTAAAGACCAATAA
- a CDS encoding MerR family transcriptional regulator, whose protein sequence is MITYSVAQVEALTGIKAHTLRIWERRYDFLTPMRTPTNIRYYSDEQLKKLLNFGILVRNGYRVSKLNKMTDDQVYEEVNKVLASPDSEGSDEMKGLTLSMLEMNEADFDEIFERQVIRKGFFRTIIESIYPFLQYVGVLWTTNKAMIAQEHYMSNLIRQKIIAAIEKLAIPPKGAPSIVLFLLEGEEHEIGLLLASFMAKEMGWNVYYLGYGVPIMNIKKVVEIAEPNLLMTMFVTPKMQKINGFISSILEDCEVPFAISGSQENLDAVDDHDLVIRISSPHDFKDELYRIQKNL, encoded by the coding sequence ATGATTACATATTCGGTTGCTCAGGTAGAGGCTTTGACAGGAATTAAAGCACATACTCTCAGAATATGGGAGAGGAGATATGATTTTCTTACCCCCATGAGAACTCCGACAAATATTCGTTACTATTCCGATGAACAATTGAAGAAGCTTTTGAATTTCGGTATCCTTGTAAGAAACGGGTACCGCGTTTCAAAACTAAATAAAATGACGGACGATCAGGTGTATGAAGAGGTGAATAAGGTTCTGGCGAGTCCTGATTCTGAGGGTAGTGATGAAATGAAAGGGTTGACTCTGAGTATGTTAGAGATGAACGAGGCGGATTTTGACGAGATTTTTGAAAGGCAAGTAATTCGTAAAGGGTTTTTCAGAACAATAATTGAGTCAATTTATCCTTTTCTTCAGTACGTGGGTGTTTTATGGACTACCAACAAAGCTATGATCGCTCAGGAACACTACATGTCGAATCTTATACGTCAGAAAATAATTGCCGCCATAGAAAAATTGGCAATCCCTCCTAAGGGCGCTCCGTCAATAGTGCTTTTTCTTCTTGAAGGAGAGGAGCATGAGATCGGTTTGCTTTTGGCCAGCTTTATGGCGAAAGAAATGGGATGGAATGTTTATTATTTAGGTTATGGCGTTCCAATAATGAATATTAAAAAAGTTGTGGAGATTGCTGAGCCTAATCTGTTGATGACTATGTTTGTCACTCCAAAAATGCAAAAAATAAATGGTTTTATAAGCTCTATTTTGGAGGATTGCGAGGTGCCGTTTGCAATCTCCGGGAGTCAGGAGAACCTGGACGCAGTTGATGATCATGATTTGGTAATTAGAATTTCTTCACCTCATGATTTTAAGGATGAGTTGTATAGGATTCAGAAGAATCTTTGA
- a CDS encoding fasciclin domain-containing protein, protein MKNLIQHLNYLPKAMMLVLVLSFAFTTQSCDDDDDDMIDPGDQNIVEVVSGRPDLSTLTGAVVAAGLDEALAGPGPFTVFAPTNAAFNSMDQDILNNVIANPSLLTALLQYHVVSGEVESGDLSNGPVQTLLSGQTIDVDLSDGVVLNGSADVTTADVPASNGVIHIINEVLIPEDFVTNTLAQIVAGSPDHTILLSALGKPELGDLLAAANDPTQDLTVFAPTDAAFEAVLGALEKESIDEIPVGLLKEIVTYHILGGAVTSDQLSNGDVNTLLPGIPGGPEFEFVTVDITDGVKINSANVTAADIKAVNGVAHVVDAVLLPSYVAYSVGTIAEPVLFENDFTVLSAALRKAELLETVATTADLTVFAPTNAGFVAAGITSLDGLEKEDLTPVLTYHVLGAVVKAADLPESGIAATLNGENIYLGYSANVLINGLTTITAVDIEKSNGVVHVIDRTLIPPAPNVVEIALALADNGDASEFTILTSLLANEAYADITQAIIDAENITIFAPTDAAFEDIADIIPTLSEDQIRTILTYHAAGARVFSYNLVDGQEVIMLNTQTLKVNINNDGVFLEDKSAVDAEVIIVNVHGSNGVIHAVDKVLIPEL, encoded by the coding sequence ATGAAAAATTTAATCCAACACTTAAACTATTTACCAAAAGCAATGATGCTTGTATTAGTATTATCTTTTGCATTTACAACCCAATCATGTGATGACGATGATGATGACATGATAGACCCGGGAGATCAGAATATCGTGGAAGTTGTTTCCGGAAGACCTGATCTTTCAACCTTAACTGGTGCAGTTGTTGCCGCAGGACTTGATGAAGCTCTTGCCGGCCCCGGACCATTCACGGTTTTCGCACCAACAAACGCAGCTTTTAATTCTATGGATCAAGACATATTAAATAATGTGATCGCCAATCCATCATTATTAACTGCTTTATTACAATATCATGTGGTTTCAGGTGAAGTAGAATCCGGTGACCTTAGCAATGGCCCGGTTCAGACCTTGCTTTCAGGACAGACAATTGATGTTGATCTTTCTGACGGGGTGGTATTGAATGGATCCGCAGATGTTACAACAGCTGATGTTCCAGCATCTAATGGAGTTATTCATATTATAAATGAAGTTTTGATTCCAGAAGATTTTGTGACAAATACGCTTGCTCAGATTGTTGCAGGAAGTCCGGATCATACCATTTTATTGAGTGCTCTTGGAAAACCAGAATTAGGCGATCTTTTAGCTGCTGCAAACGATCCTACTCAGGACCTTACTGTTTTCGCACCTACTGATGCTGCTTTCGAGGCTGTTTTAGGAGCTTTAGAGAAAGAAAGTATTGATGAGATTCCTGTAGGCTTGCTTAAAGAAATCGTTACATATCATATTCTAGGTGGTGCCGTAACCTCAGATCAACTTTCAAATGGTGATGTGAACACACTTTTACCAGGTATTCCTGGAGGACCAGAATTTGAATTTGTAACTGTAGACATTACGGATGGTGTAAAAATTAACAGTGCTAATGTAACAGCAGCCGATATAAAAGCTGTAAATGGTGTGGCACATGTTGTCGATGCGGTTTTACTACCAAGTTATGTAGCCTATTCCGTAGGAACAATTGCTGAACCCGTATTATTTGAAAATGACTTTACTGTTTTATCTGCAGCTTTAAGAAAGGCTGAATTACTTGAGACAGTAGCGACAACAGCAGATTTGACTGTATTTGCCCCAACCAATGCAGGCTTTGTAGCAGCAGGAATAACGTCCCTAGACGGATTAGAAAAAGAAGATTTGACACCGGTACTAACATACCATGTTTTAGGTGCAGTAGTTAAAGCAGCAGATCTTCCTGAGAGCGGAATAGCAGCCACATTGAACGGTGAAAACATATATCTTGGATACTCAGCAAATGTATTGATCAATGGTTTGACTACCATTACAGCTGTAGATATTGAAAAGAGTAATGGTGTTGTACACGTAATTGATAGAACATTGATTCCTCCGGCTCCGAACGTAGTAGAGATTGCCCTGGCACTTGCAGATAATGGTGATGCTTCAGAATTTACGATATTGACAAGTTTGTTGGCCAATGAGGCTTATGCAGATATCACACAAGCAATTATCGATGCCGAAAACATCACAATATTTGCTCCAACAGATGCAGCCTTTGAGGATATTGCAGACATAATACCAACACTGAGCGAGGATCAAATCCGCACGATACTTACTTATCATGCCGCTGGCGCAAGAGTCTTCAGTTACAATCTTGTGGACGGACAGGAAGTGATTATGCTGAATACCCAAACATTGAAAGTTAATATTAATAATGATGGTGTTTTCTTAGAGGATAAATCTGCTGTTGATGCCGAAGTTATTATAGTAAATGTGCATGGAAGCAATGGTGTTATTCATGCAGTTGATAAAGTATTAATCCCTGAGTTGTAG